From the genome of Deinococcus aerolatus, one region includes:
- a CDS encoding glycoside hydrolase family 10 protein, with product MMLSLSRRAAALTFTLILGTGLGGLGGAQDTGIPAVPVPPPSATPPEPPSPVVPPTVVPPAEPAPPAPAQPQPVQPQPEPSQPAPPSPTTPPVLMPGPLVPAPPVRTVPAPAGPAVPVPVTVNPAPALPRAPVGSGVRGLWVDAFGPGLKTRVQVTQMVEDAARMGVNTLFVQAIRRADCLCLKASVPRATDPDLEKGLDPLGLAVRLAHARGMRVIAWISVTGMANTAAPNTNPAHISRTHGPDSGAASWMARRADGSWQEGNDGWLDLGIPEAAEYAIQGVVSLVKNYGIDGVQLDRIRYPDGDVWGYDPKVLARYRAETGRTGTPGINDTVWQDWKRQQVTNVVRRIALEIKALRPDAWITAATITYGAPPAPGDLAAFRRTRTYGDVLQDWPAWMQSGLIDLNVLMNYKRDAVGEQGQWFDGWNAFARGVPARIDGLSAGVAAGTAMYLNGAPVTAAQAQRSVGAGLGWVGYSYRTPTLEVYGAKQTTAQGLNSLQKLLTAPGAALASPSPWKEKPPTTRGLMGRITGTPVPGFRVVEALQGGQVVAYSLTDGGGYYGFAALPPGKTEVRVSGQRWVDTVPERGVVRLPDLTVRDLKPVTTAPLPVMPAILTPARP from the coding sequence ATGATGCTTTCCCTTTCACGCCGCGCGGCGGCCCTGACCTTCACGCTCATTCTCGGAACGGGGCTGGGCGGCCTGGGCGGCGCGCAGGACACCGGCATTCCCGCCGTTCCTGTGCCGCCGCCCTCCGCAACGCCGCCGGAGCCGCCGTCCCCCGTGGTGCCGCCCACGGTGGTTCCACCGGCCGAGCCCGCGCCGCCCGCCCCGGCCCAGCCGCAGCCAGTCCAGCCTCAGCCGGAACCATCACAGCCTGCGCCGCCGTCGCCCACCACGCCCCCGGTGCTGATGCCCGGGCCGCTGGTGCCCGCGCCGCCGGTCAGAACGGTGCCTGCGCCCGCCGGGCCAGCGGTTCCTGTGCCGGTGACGGTCAATCCTGCGCCTGCGCTGCCCAGGGCGCCGGTCGGCAGCGGGGTGCGCGGGTTGTGGGTGGACGCCTTCGGGCCGGGCCTGAAGACGCGGGTGCAGGTCACGCAGATGGTGGAAGACGCCGCACGCATGGGGGTCAACACCCTGTTCGTGCAGGCCATCCGCCGCGCCGACTGCCTGTGTCTCAAGGCCAGTGTACCCAGGGCGACGGACCCCGATCTGGAAAAGGGCCTGGACCCGCTGGGGCTGGCGGTGCGGCTGGCCCACGCCCGCGGCATGCGGGTGATTGCCTGGATCAGCGTGACTGGTATGGCCAACACGGCCGCGCCCAACACCAACCCCGCGCACATCTCGCGCACGCACGGCCCGGATTCCGGCGCTGCGTCGTGGATGGCCCGCCGTGCGGACGGCAGCTGGCAGGAAGGCAACGACGGCTGGCTGGACCTGGGCATTCCCGAGGCCGCCGAGTACGCCATTCAGGGGGTGGTCAGTCTGGTCAAGAATTACGGCATCGACGGCGTGCAGCTGGACCGCATCCGGTACCCGGACGGCGACGTGTGGGGCTACGATCCCAAGGTGCTGGCCCGCTACCGTGCCGAGACGGGCCGCACCGGAACGCCCGGCATAAACGACACGGTGTGGCAGGACTGGAAACGGCAGCAGGTGACCAACGTTGTGCGGCGCATCGCGCTGGAGATCAAAGCGTTGCGCCCGGACGCCTGGATCACGGCGGCCACCATCACCTACGGGGCACCCCCCGCGCCCGGTGATCTGGCGGCCTTCCGGCGCACCCGCACCTACGGCGACGTGCTTCAGGACTGGCCCGCGTGGATGCAGAGCGGCCTGATCGACCTGAACGTCCTGATGAACTACAAGCGCGACGCGGTGGGCGAGCAGGGCCAGTGGTTCGACGGCTGGAATGCCTTTGCGCGCGGTGTGCCGGCCCGGATCGATGGCCTGAGCGCAGGCGTGGCCGCCGGCACCGCCATGTACCTGAACGGCGCTCCCGTGACCGCCGCGCAGGCTCAGCGCAGCGTGGGCGCGGGCCTGGGCTGGGTGGGCTACTCGTACCGCACGCCCACCCTGGAGGTCTACGGCGCAAAGCAGACCACCGCGCAGGGCCTGAACAGCCTTCAGAAGCTGCTGACCGCCCCTGGCGCGGCGCTGGCCTCGCCCTCACCGTGGAAGGAAAAGCCGCCCACCACGCGCGGGCTGATGGGCCGCATCACCGGAACCCCCGTTCCCGGCTTCCGGGTGGTGGAGGCGCTGCAGGGTGGGCAGGTGGTGGCGTACTCGCTGACCGACGGCGGCGGCTACTACGGCTTCGCGGCCCTGCCGCCCGGCAAGACCGAGGTGCGGGTCAGCGGCCAGCGCTGGGTGGACACCGTGCCCGAACGCGGCGTGGTGCGCCTGCCAGACCTGACCGTGCGTGACCTCAAGCCCGTGACCACGGCCCCCTTACCGGTCATGCCGGCCATCCTGACGCCTGCCAGACCCTGA
- a CDS encoding peptidoglycan DD-metalloendopeptidase family protein, with amino-acid sequence MKDRAAVLLAFSLLFSVAGAYTVKKGDTLYSIARANNTSVNSIIRLNSLKGTALEIGQQLRIPGVAPTSSTPASSKPPLPAPLPPEQLTPTAASSIAGVTVRVPQSLRMGEAFVVQLSGARAGQTTVRFPSEVGEDVRMPGEVLKPIGAAGEYVVLGRVVLGKTTPVVYEVALGGELIRGRIPVVGLDQAIQHLNLPPRVSGVLQDPGKAAEDAAVDRAYALRTPQVWTRPFAPALARGKATSSSFGQPRTYVAGGDVAYHFGTDYPAPVGTGVLAVNDGTVILAGKYPVRGGLVVINHGAGVTSLYFHQSKIAVKPGEVVKRGQKVGEVGTTGLSAGPHLHLEMRVRGEGTNPANWVDRLWPK; translated from the coding sequence ATGAAAGACCGCGCCGCCGTGCTGCTTGCCTTTTCCCTGCTGTTCAGCGTCGCGGGGGCCTACACCGTGAAGAAGGGTGACACGCTGTACTCGATTGCCCGTGCCAACAACACCAGCGTCAACTCCATCATCCGCCTGAACAGCCTGAAGGGCACAGCCCTGGAAATCGGGCAACAATTGCGGATTCCTGGCGTGGCCCCCACCTCCAGCACCCCGGCCAGCAGCAAGCCCCCCCTGCCCGCGCCGCTGCCCCCCGAGCAGCTGACGCCCACGGCCGCCTCCAGCATTGCGGGCGTGACCGTGCGGGTGCCGCAGAGCCTGCGGATGGGCGAGGCGTTTGTGGTGCAGCTTTCCGGCGCGCGGGCCGGGCAGACCACCGTGCGCTTTCCCAGCGAGGTGGGCGAGGACGTGCGGATGCCGGGCGAGGTATTGAAGCCCATCGGGGCGGCAGGCGAGTACGTGGTGCTGGGCCGCGTGGTGCTGGGCAAGACGACGCCCGTGGTCTACGAGGTGGCGCTGGGCGGCGAGCTGATTCGCGGGCGCATTCCAGTGGTGGGTCTGGACCAGGCCATCCAGCACCTGAACCTGCCCCCACGCGTCAGCGGCGTGTTGCAGGACCCCGGCAAGGCTGCCGAGGACGCCGCCGTGGACCGGGCCTACGCACTGCGGACCCCCCAGGTGTGGACCCGTCCCTTCGCCCCGGCGCTGGCCAGGGGCAAGGCCACGAGCAGCAGCTTTGGGCAGCCGCGCACCTACGTGGCGGGCGGTGACGTGGCCTACCACTTCGGCACCGACTACCCCGCCCCGGTGGGCACGGGGGTACTGGCGGTGAACGACGGCACTGTGATTCTGGCGGGCAAGTACCCGGTGCGCGGCGGTCTGGTGGTGATTAACCACGGTGCGGGCGTGACCAGCCTGTACTTCCACCAGAGCAAGATTGCCGTCAAGCCCGGAGAGGTCGTCAAGCGCGGCCAGAAGGTGGGCGAGGTGGGCACGACGGGTCTGAGCGCCGGGCCGCACCTGCATCTTGAAATGCGCGTGCGCGGCGAGGGCACCAATCCGGCGAACTGGGTGGACCGGCTGTGGCCCAAATAA
- a CDS encoding PaaI family thioesterase yields the protein MADPTLRPIPTLDELHRQGEGKLPGLIGIRFTHVEYGLVRSELTLRDELLAPNGFLHAASVVALADTTCGYGTRVLLPEGASSFTTIELKSNHLGTAREGTITCEARSVHAGRTTQVWDAEVRGPAGKVMALFRCTQAVLYGR from the coding sequence ATGGCTGACCCCACCCTGCGCCCCATCCCCACACTGGACGAACTGCACCGACAGGGCGAGGGCAAGTTGCCCGGCCTGATCGGCATCCGGTTCACGCACGTTGAGTACGGACTGGTGCGCTCCGAGCTGACCCTGCGCGACGAGCTGCTGGCGCCCAACGGCTTCCTGCATGCGGCGAGCGTGGTGGCGCTGGCCGACACGACCTGCGGCTACGGCACGCGGGTGCTGCTGCCGGAAGGGGCCAGCAGTTTCACCACCATCGAACTCAAGAGCAACCATCTGGGCACGGCGCGTGAGGGCACCATCACCTGCGAGGCCAGAAGCGTGCACGCCGGACGCACCACCCAGGTCTGGGACGCCGAGGTGCGCGGCCCGGCAGGCAAGGTGATGGCGCTGTTCCGCTGCACCCAGGCGGTGCTGTATGGCCGGTAA
- the aat gene encoding leucyl/phenylalanyl-tRNA--protein transferase, whose protein sequence is MPTAAHFLRHPDPLTREVAQNYADGAFLMDNGDGVQWYSVPGRALVPLTEDAGLHIARRLRRELPRFEVRVDTAFGEVIEGCRGRLAGAPLRDGEWISPELAELYGHLHDTGLAHSFEVWRDGELAGGVLGLALGGAFIAESKFHRVTNASKVAVIRLAEYVRARGFILLDAQIQNPHLETLGVYEVTDREYAPLLAAALRVNAAL, encoded by the coding sequence ATGCCCACCGCCGCCCACTTTCTGAGGCACCCCGACCCCCTGACCCGCGAGGTCGCGCAGAACTATGCGGACGGTGCCTTCCTGATGGACAACGGGGACGGCGTGCAGTGGTACAGCGTGCCGGGCCGCGCCCTGGTGCCGCTGACCGAGGACGCCGGCCTGCACATTGCCCGGCGGTTGCGCCGCGAGCTGCCGCGTTTCGAGGTCCGGGTGGACACCGCCTTCGGCGAGGTGATTGAGGGCTGCCGGGGCCGTCTGGCCGGAGCACCGCTGCGGGACGGCGAGTGGATCAGCCCGGAGCTGGCGGAACTTTACGGGCACCTGCACGACACCGGCCTGGCCCACTCCTTCGAGGTCTGGCGGGACGGTGAGCTGGCGGGCGGCGTCCTGGGGCTGGCGCTGGGCGGCGCGTTCATCGCCGAGAGCAAGTTTCACCGGGTCACGAATGCCAGCAAGGTGGCCGTGATCCGGCTGGCCGAATACGTGCGGGCCAGAGGATTCATTCTGCTGGACGCCCAGATCCAGAACCCGCATCTGGAGACGCTGGGCGTCTATGAGGTCACGGACCGCGAGTACGCGCCCCTGCTGGCAGCGGCGTTGCGGGTGAACGCCGCGCTCTGA
- the serA gene encoding phosphoglycerate dehydrogenase, producing MSAPAPAPTDQAPQVLRVLICDEMNPGNLDHGGFQIDYEGNMDRAETLRRLPEYDALITRSRTKVDRELIDAAGPRLKVIGRGGVGVDNIDLEYASLRGLLVLNAPESNNVSAAELAVMHLMAAARGLTRSDRKTRAGEWDRKFLGLELKDRTLGIVGLGRIGSMVADRAQGLRMTVVAYDPYVPDSKFERLGVTRAASLDGLLEQVEFLTVHTPLTEETTGMIGARELALMKPDAIVVNAARGGIIEEQALVDALHSGHLFGAGVDVFVDEPPTADHIFLGAPNLGITAHLGANTREAQERVGAEIVSRVLAALHGDVSKGAVNAPALDPKTLEALGGYLDLGEKLGRIQAQLLPGAHDIEITFRGEFPVDPAPVVSGVLVGYLSGSTDERPNMINARALARERGLNLAVREQTDSPDYQTEVIVKVSTQGPTQGPDRARTRTVGGTVFGKSPRLTRLRDYRVELEPEGYILIASNQDKPGAVAQLSTLLGTWGVNIAGMALGRAQRGGEALFTLTLDEGLSAGQLQAVRDLDVIDSAYLVRV from the coding sequence ATGAGCGCTCCTGCCCCTGCCCCCACCGATCAGGCCCCGCAAGTGCTGCGCGTGCTGATCTGCGACGAGATGAACCCCGGCAATCTGGACCACGGCGGCTTCCAGATCGATTACGAGGGCAACATGGACCGCGCCGAGACCCTGCGCCGCCTGCCGGAGTACGACGCCCTAATCACCCGCAGCCGCACCAAGGTGGACCGCGAACTGATCGACGCCGCCGGACCGCGCCTGAAGGTGATCGGGCGCGGCGGCGTGGGCGTGGACAACATCGATCTGGAGTACGCCAGCCTGCGCGGACTGCTGGTGCTGAACGCCCCCGAAAGCAACAACGTCTCGGCGGCGGAACTGGCCGTGATGCACCTGATGGCGGCGGCACGCGGCCTGACCCGCTCGGACCGCAAGACGCGGGCGGGCGAGTGGGACCGCAAGTTTCTGGGCCTGGAACTCAAGGACCGCACGCTGGGCATCGTCGGCCTGGGGCGCATCGGCAGCATGGTGGCAGACCGCGCCCAGGGTCTGCGGATGACCGTGGTGGCCTACGATCCCTACGTTCCCGACAGCAAATTCGAGCGCCTGGGCGTGACCCGCGCCGCCTCGCTGGACGGGCTGCTGGAGCAGGTGGAGTTCCTGACCGTCCACACCCCCCTGACCGAGGAAACAACCGGCATGATCGGCGCGCGTGAACTGGCGCTGATGAAACCTGACGCCATCGTGGTCAACGCGGCGCGCGGCGGCATCATCGAGGAGCAGGCGCTGGTGGACGCCCTGCACAGCGGGCACCTGTTCGGGGCCGGGGTGGACGTGTTCGTGGACGAGCCGCCCACCGCCGATCACATCTTCCTGGGGGCGCCCAACCTGGGCATCACCGCCCACCTGGGGGCCAACACCCGCGAGGCCCAGGAACGGGTGGGTGCCGAGATCGTCTCACGCGTCCTGGCCGCCCTGCACGGCGACGTGAGCAAGGGCGCGGTCAATGCCCCGGCGCTGGACCCCAAGACCCTGGAGGCGCTGGGCGGCTACCTGGACCTGGGCGAGAAACTGGGCCGCATTCAGGCGCAGCTGCTGCCCGGCGCGCACGACATCGAGATCACCTTCCGGGGTGAGTTCCCGGTGGACCCGGCCCCGGTGGTCTCCGGTGTGCTGGTGGGCTACCTGTCGGGCAGCACCGACGAGCGGCCCAACATGATCAACGCCCGCGCCCTGGCCAGGGAGCGCGGCCTGAATCTGGCGGTGCGCGAACAGACCGACAGCCCCGATTACCAGACCGAGGTGATCGTGAAGGTCAGCACCCAGGGACCCACCCAGGGGCCGGACAGGGCCCGCACCCGCACGGTGGGCGGCACGGTCTTCGGCAAGAGCCCGCGCCTGACCCGCCTGCGCGACTACCGCGTGGAGCTGGAACCCGAAGGCTACATCCTGATCGCCAGCAACCAGGACAAGCCGGGCGCGGTGGCCCAGCTCAGCACGCTGCTGGGCACCTGGGGCGTGAACATCGCCGGGATGGCCCTGGGCCGCGCCCAGCGGGGCGGAGAGGCCCTGTTCACCCTGACCCTGGACGAGGGCCTCAGCGCCGGGCAACTGCAGGCGGTGCGCGATCTGGACGTGATCGACAGCGCCTATCTGGTGCGGGTGTAG
- a CDS encoding superoxide dismutase, with translation MAYQVPPLPYDYDALAPHIDARTMEIHHDKHHQAYVDNANKALEGTEFSDMPVEELITKLDSVPADKKMALRNNAGGHANHSLFWTVMGPQGNTQPGGELMTAIEGAFGSFEDFKKKFEDAAKTRFGSGWAWLVVQNGKLAVVSTANQDNPLMGEAISGTSGTPVLGVDVWEHAYYLNYQNKRPDYLEAFWNVVNWDEVARRYAAAK, from the coding sequence ATGGCTTACCAAGTTCCCCCCCTGCCCTACGACTACGACGCTCTGGCCCCCCACATCGACGCCCGCACCATGGAAATCCACCACGACAAGCACCACCAGGCCTACGTGGACAACGCCAACAAGGCGCTGGAAGGCACCGAGTTCTCCGACATGCCCGTCGAGGAGCTGATCACGAAGCTGGACAGTGTGCCGGCCGACAAGAAGATGGCCCTGCGCAACAATGCCGGTGGCCACGCCAACCACAGCCTGTTCTGGACCGTCATGGGGCCGCAGGGCAACACGCAGCCGGGCGGTGAGTTGATGACCGCCATCGAGGGTGCGTTCGGTTCCTTCGAGGACTTCAAGAAGAAGTTCGAGGACGCCGCCAAGACCCGCTTCGGCAGTGGCTGGGCGTGGCTGGTTGTGCAGAACGGCAAACTGGCCGTGGTCAGCACCGCCAACCAGGACAACCCGTTGATGGGCGAGGCGATTTCCGGCACGAGCGGCACCCCGGTGCTGGGCGTGGACGTGTGGGAACACGCCTACTACCTGAACTACCAGAACAAGCGTCCCGATTACCTGGAAGCCTTTTGGAACGTCGTGAACTGGGACGAGGTGGCCCGGCGTTACGCCGCTGCCAAGTAA
- a CDS encoding chloride channel protein, translating into MRSPFPRAVLTRLETGRLVVLSVLVGALVGGLSILLRLLLEAALRLGALVTGYAPPGTPGEAGLLMAFGDALPWGLLALPVLGALYTWLVPASAGDALGQLVRGYHARGQWPGPLMQLRTLLGTVLAYGAGLLVGRDSAFTVTGQLGARLLGRFTRLDAVEARTLTLAGAAAALGAVLHAPLAAAVLIAEVLYRRFEFEFEVVMPCVLAAVAGTAVYGLAFGFTPLLSVPELGVPALAQLPALLGVALIATLAGWLSVQAVRTLPTRWAGGRWRPVLGGLFGLATAALAVYATPGVLGDGSGWVQLGVSDFVGAEAGALGAWRWLLLALGARLAFGGGVLPSVGVGGLIGAGLGSAAGVDPALATLIGLVAYLTVTLNVPLAAALLAVAWGGEALLPSALLAAGLAHVLSGTSGLVPGQVEARAQSGVHQGGPGLIGGLAQLPDSVRFIPRRAPEASADAPAVLYDDLTPQPADTPTETTGSTGAERELYRRGVPPSWRGARLKLLSLPPGVEVVGIVRDGSVRLTHPEMRLTPNDELVFLARPDAYAALEGLLRLPGA; encoded by the coding sequence ATGCGTTCACCGTTCCCCCGCGCCGTGTTGACCCGTCTGGAAACGGGACGGCTGGTGGTTCTCAGCGTACTGGTGGGGGCGCTGGTGGGCGGCCTGAGCATTCTGCTGCGCCTGCTGCTGGAAGCGGCGCTGCGCCTGGGCGCCCTGGTCACCGGCTACGCGCCGCCCGGCACCCCCGGCGAGGCCGGCCTGCTGATGGCCTTCGGCGATGCGCTGCCGTGGGGCCTGCTGGCGCTGCCGGTGCTGGGCGCGCTGTACACCTGGCTGGTGCCCGCCTCGGCCGGAGACGCGCTGGGCCAGCTGGTGCGCGGCTACCACGCCCGCGGCCAGTGGCCCGGTCCCCTGATGCAGCTGCGTACCCTGCTGGGCACGGTCCTGGCCTACGGCGCGGGCCTGCTGGTGGGACGAGATTCGGCCTTTACGGTCACGGGCCAACTGGGCGCGCGGCTGCTGGGCCGCTTCACGCGGCTGGACGCGGTGGAGGCCCGTACCCTGACCCTGGCCGGGGCGGCGGCGGCGCTGGGCGCGGTGCTGCACGCCCCCCTGGCCGCCGCCGTGCTGATCGCGGAGGTGCTATACCGCCGCTTCGAGTTCGAGTTCGAGGTGGTCATGCCCTGCGTGCTGGCCGCCGTGGCCGGGACCGCCGTGTACGGACTGGCCTTCGGCTTCACGCCGCTGCTGAGCGTCCCGGAACTGGGCGTGCCAGCGCTGGCCCAGCTGCCGGCGCTGCTGGGGGTGGCGCTGATCGCCACGCTGGCCGGGTGGCTGTCGGTCCAGGCGGTGCGGACCCTGCCCACACGCTGGGCCGGGGGCCGCTGGCGTCCCGTGCTGGGCGGCCTGTTCGGGCTGGCCACCGCCGCCCTCGCCGTGTACGCCACCCCCGGCGTGCTGGGCGACGGCAGCGGCTGGGTGCAGCTGGGGGTCTCGGATTTTGTGGGGGCCGAGGCAGGCGCGCTGGGCGCGTGGCGCTGGCTGCTGCTGGCCCTGGGCGCGCGGCTGGCCTTTGGGGGCGGCGTGCTGCCCTCGGTGGGGGTGGGCGGGTTGATCGGTGCGGGGCTGGGCAGCGCGGCGGGCGTGGACCCGGCGCTGGCCACGTTAATCGGTCTGGTGGCCTACCTGACCGTGACCCTGAACGTGCCGCTGGCCGCCGCGCTGCTGGCCGTGGCCTGGGGCGGCGAGGCCCTGCTGCCCAGCGCGCTGCTGGCCGCCGGGCTGGCCCACGTTCTGAGCGGCACGAGTGGTCTGGTGCCCGGCCAGGTCGAGGCCCGCGCCCAGAGCGGCGTCCATCAGGGCGGACCGGGGTTGATCGGCGGTCTGGCCCAGCTGCCCGATTCCGTGCGTTTTATCCCGCGCCGCGCCCCGGAAGCGTCTGCCGACGCGCCCGCCGTCCTCTACGATGACCTGACCCCGCAGCCCGCCGATACACCGACCGAAACTACAGGCAGCACAGGCGCCGAGCGCGAGCTGTACCGCCGGGGCGTGCCGCCGAGCTGGCGCGGCGCACGGCTCAAGCTGCTGAGCCTGCCGCCGGGCGTGGAGGTGGTGGGCATCGTCCGCGACGGCAGCGTGCGGCTGACCCATCCCGAGATGCGCCTGACCCCCAACGACGAACTGGTGTTCCTGGCCCGCCCGGATGCCTACGCCGCCCTGGAAGGCCTGCTGCGGCTGCCGGGGGCCTGA
- a CDS encoding DUF4388 domain-containing protein — translation MQGLLSDLPLLGILELIHATRQTGVLDVQAEVPYTVTFVGGEIISGGILDWMGLDALYASPLLPESGTFDFTQRPVAGQPLGPYEHLSTDWARVSDEWEKVCEIIGSPSHCFHGDLFPFGTQGGFSVRGAARELDLPVFQAAQLVVGALKQGRVLPVDRYEWYRLRLQPAGQRARVHPVARHLNGKRTLGEAVHAGLPQRDVRDYLLGELRLGLRFPGSGWVLRDLVWEQRYSPVPVPEPS, via the coding sequence GTGCAGGGACTTCTCTCCGACCTACCATTGCTGGGCATTCTGGAACTGATTCACGCGACCCGGCAGACCGGCGTGCTGGACGTCCAGGCCGAGGTGCCCTATACCGTGACGTTCGTGGGCGGTGAGATTATTTCCGGCGGCATTCTGGACTGGATGGGGCTGGACGCGCTGTACGCCAGCCCGCTGCTGCCGGAGAGCGGTACCTTCGACTTCACGCAGCGCCCGGTAGCGGGGCAGCCGCTGGGGCCCTACGAACATCTGTCGACCGACTGGGCGCGGGTCAGTGACGAGTGGGAGAAGGTCTGCGAGATCATCGGCAGCCCCAGCCACTGCTTTCACGGTGACCTGTTTCCCTTTGGAACCCAGGGCGGCTTCTCGGTGCGCGGCGCGGCCCGCGAGCTGGACCTTCCGGTGTTCCAGGCCGCGCAGCTGGTGGTGGGGGCACTCAAGCAGGGGCGCGTGTTGCCGGTGGACCGCTACGAATGGTACCGGTTGCGGCTGCAGCCTGCCGGTCAGCGGGCCAGGGTTCATCCGGTGGCCCGTCACCTGAACGGCAAGCGCACGCTGGGGGAAGCCGTCCATGCGGGCCTGCCCCAGCGCGACGTGCGCGACTACCTGCTGGGCGAGCTGCGCCTGGGCCTGCGTTTTCCCGGCAGCGGCTGGGTACTGCGCGACCTGGTCTGGGAACAGCGGTACAGCCCCGTACCTGTGCCGGAGCCAAGTTGA